A window of Nitrospinota bacterium contains these coding sequences:
- the asnB gene encoding asparagine synthase (glutamine-hydrolyzing), translating to MCGLTGFINLTNDGSKCEDYLRQMNSALTHRGPDDEGYWMDSQLSLGLAHRRLSILDLSPQGHQPMVSASERYVIAYNGEVYNFAALRDQLSCNQWRGHSDTEVMLAAIEEWGLEKAVKNFIGMFAFALWDKKEQLLHLGRDRLGIKPLYYGWQGNSFLFGSELKALQAHPEFKRVIDRNSLALLMRHNYIPAPYSIYAGIKKLLPGHIFTLSLKDPKNASDSVAYWSAKEVVEQGIRNPFAGSEQEAMQQFETLLADAVKLRMISDVPLGAFLSGGVDSSTVVALMQAQSSQPVKTFSIGFLEDEYNEAQHAKLVANHLGTDHTELYVTPEEARAVIPRLPTLYDEPFADSSQIPTFLVSELARKKVTVSLSGDGGDELLAGYHRYDRASIIWNKIKWCPFLLRKFISQALVTVPPQIWDGIFNRLRFMLPPKLRFANTGHKLHVLSSLLNPENGEALYTGLVSHWKNPSSVVLGSMEPPTPFSTKEDWKILPDYTTRMMFLDLITYLPDDILTKVDRASMGVSLEARVPLLDHRVVEFAARIPMSMKVKNGESKWLLKQILYKYVPRNLIERPKMGFGVPMGTWLSGPLREWAEELMDEKRLQREGYFNPELVRLKWSEHLSGKRNWQYVIWNILMFQAWLQENQS from the coding sequence ATGTGTGGTCTTACCGGTTTCATCAACTTAACGAATGACGGGTCAAAGTGTGAGGACTATTTAAGGCAAATGAATTCCGCCTTGACCCACCGGGGCCCGGACGATGAAGGCTATTGGATGGATTCGCAATTGTCGTTGGGGTTGGCTCACCGGCGTCTCTCGATTCTGGATCTTTCGCCGCAGGGACACCAACCCATGGTCTCTGCCAGCGAGCGTTACGTCATCGCTTATAACGGAGAGGTATACAACTTTGCGGCTCTGCGTGACCAATTGAGTTGCAACCAATGGCGAGGGCATTCAGACACCGAGGTCATGCTGGCCGCCATCGAGGAATGGGGATTAGAGAAAGCGGTCAAGAATTTTATAGGCATGTTCGCTTTTGCCCTGTGGGATAAAAAAGAACAGTTGCTTCACCTCGGGCGCGACCGATTGGGCATTAAACCCCTTTACTACGGTTGGCAGGGAAATTCCTTTTTGTTTGGCTCGGAATTGAAGGCGCTGCAAGCGCATCCTGAATTCAAAAGAGTCATTGACCGCAACTCCCTGGCGTTGTTGATGCGCCACAATTATATTCCCGCACCCTATTCGATTTATGCAGGCATTAAAAAGCTTCTTCCCGGTCACATATTCACCCTGTCCCTGAAGGACCCAAAAAACGCTTCCGATTCTGTCGCCTATTGGTCGGCTAAGGAAGTGGTGGAGCAGGGAATACGGAATCCATTTGCCGGATCGGAACAGGAAGCCATGCAACAATTTGAGACCCTCCTGGCCGATGCCGTCAAACTGCGAATGATATCCGATGTGCCCTTGGGGGCTTTTTTGTCCGGTGGCGTCGATTCATCCACGGTGGTTGCCTTGATGCAGGCGCAAAGCAGTCAACCGGTGAAAACTTTTTCCATCGGGTTTTTGGAGGATGAGTACAACGAAGCCCAGCATGCCAAACTGGTGGCCAATCATCTGGGAACCGATCATACGGAACTTTATGTGACTCCCGAGGAGGCCAGGGCGGTCATACCGCGACTGCCCACATTATATGACGAGCCGTTTGCGGACTCTTCGCAGATTCCGACGTTTCTCGTTTCGGAATTAGCCCGTAAAAAGGTCACCGTGAGTTTGTCCGGGGATGGCGGAGATGAGCTCTTAGCCGGTTATCATCGTTACGACCGGGCCAGTATTATCTGGAATAAAATCAAGTGGTGTCCTTTTTTGCTCAGAAAATTTATTTCCCAGGCCCTGGTCACCGTTCCTCCGCAAATCTGGGATGGAATTTTCAATCGCCTCCGGTTTATGCTTCCTCCCAAGCTGAGGTTTGCAAATACCGGGCACAAGCTTCATGTTCTTTCAAGTTTGTTGAATCCTGAAAATGGTGAAGCCCTTTATACCGGGCTGGTTTCCCATTGGAAAAATCCATCGTCCGTGGTTTTAGGGTCGATGGAACCCCCGACCCCGTTTTCGACCAAAGAAGACTGGAAAATTCTTCCCGATTACACCACGCGAATGATGTTTCTGGATCTCATCACGTATTTGCCGGACGATATTTTGACCAAAGTGGACCGGGCCAGCATGGGGGTCAGTTTGGAGGCCAGAGTCCCTCTGCTGGACCATCGGGTGGTGGAGTTTGCCGCGCGGATTCCAATGAGCATGAAAGTCAAAAACGGGGAAAGCAAGTGGCTGTTGAAACAAATTCTGTATAAATACGTTCCCAGAAATCTGATCGAAAGGCCCAAGATGGGGTTTGGCGTTCCAATGGGAACCTGGCTGAGCGGACCTCTAAGAGAATGGGCGGAGGAATTGATGGATGAAAAAAGGCTGCAAAGGGAAGGCTATTTCAACCCGGAGTTGGTGCGGTTGAAATGGTCTGAGCATCTTTCGGGGAAAAGAAACTGGCAATATGTGATATGGAATATATTAATGTTTCAAGCCTGGTTGCAAGAGAATCAGAGTTGA
- a CDS encoding tetratricopeptide repeat protein produces the protein MKKNFLFHKLLFGLLCFLVTLVFSGPPVSANQSVTQFKKLNRHVATLYKSKQYATAVPFALQALQLMDHDLRSNPAGFAQALNNLGELKRKMGDHTTAEAMFLRSLKFSAKFLDENHPLVAILFNNLALLYENQGKFSEAQSLYQRSLKIRAETLGSNHPTVANLVNKLSTLNRDRGFPQ, from the coding sequence ATGAAAAAAAATTTTCTGTTCCATAAATTACTTTTCGGCTTGCTATGTTTTTTAGTAACCCTCGTTTTTTCCGGTCCTCCGGTATCTGCAAATCAGAGTGTCACCCAATTCAAAAAGTTAAACCGCCATGTGGCCACTCTTTACAAATCCAAGCAATATGCGACAGCGGTTCCTTTTGCCTTACAGGCGTTGCAGTTGATGGACCATGATTTGCGGAGCAACCCCGCAGGGTTCGCTCAGGCCCTCAATAATCTTGGGGAGTTGAAGAGAAAAATGGGGGATCATACCACCGCCGAAGCCATGTTTTTACGCTCGCTTAAATTTTCTGCGAAGTTCCTCGATGAAAACCATCCATTGGTGGCTATTCTTTTCAACAACCTGGCTTTGCTCTATGAAAACCAGGGTAAATTTTCAGAGGCTCAATCGCTGTACCAGCGCTCCCTAAAAATAAGAGCGGAAACACTTGGCTCAAATCACCCGACAGTCGCAAATTTGGTCAATAAACTTTCAACTTTGAATAGAGACAGGGGTTTTCCTCAGTAA
- a CDS encoding pyridoxal phosphate-dependent aminotransferase family protein, with product MEKYFNLNIADEVQDDVPPHLKRSKIVALLKKEFNFENSHLRFTSEKGNGLLSKCFSYNAPDLAKDLGIYPFFREIEETDGAWVTINGKKVLTVSTNNYLGLTQDLRVIRAGQDALARFGAGCTGSRFLNGTFSLHNNLEKELSRFLSREDTIVMSTGFQANQGTIACLLGRKDIAFSDRENHASIYEGCAISPGQTVRYRHNDMDHLEHNLKKYSDVDGKLIITDSIFSMSGDIANLPEIVRLARDYKATVLVDEAHGLGVLGDQGKGVTHYFNLEKEVDIYVGTFSKSLGSIGGFVSGKKKVTEFIRHKASAFIFTAALPPASVAGVTEALDIMINEPERMQTLHENTSYVKKGFFDMGFQVNNNPVPIVPIKIGGEELTLLMNQLLFDDGIFAGVAVSPVVPPHNAMIRTSFTSCHNQEDLDKALASFKKLGKKLGIISQ from the coding sequence ATGGAGAAATATTTTAATCTTAATATTGCGGACGAAGTTCAAGACGATGTACCGCCGCATCTGAAGCGAAGCAAAATTGTTGCCCTCCTTAAAAAGGAATTCAATTTTGAGAACTCCCACCTACGGTTCACCTCCGAAAAGGGCAACGGCCTGCTCTCCAAATGTTTTAGTTACAACGCTCCCGACTTGGCAAAAGATCTGGGCATCTACCCATTTTTCCGGGAGATTGAGGAAACGGATGGAGCCTGGGTCACCATCAACGGGAAAAAAGTCCTTACTGTATCGACCAATAATTATCTGGGTTTGACTCAGGATTTGCGGGTGATCCGAGCCGGACAGGACGCTCTTGCCCGATTCGGCGCCGGTTGCACCGGCAGTCGCTTTTTGAACGGGACCTTCAGTCTGCATAATAATCTGGAAAAAGAGCTTTCCCGTTTTCTCAGTCGAGAAGATACCATTGTAATGTCCACCGGTTTCCAGGCCAACCAGGGAACCATTGCCTGTCTCCTGGGAAGAAAAGACATCGCTTTTTCGGACCGGGAAAACCATGCCAGCATTTATGAGGGATGCGCCATTTCCCCTGGGCAAACCGTCCGCTACCGTCATAACGACATGGATCACCTCGAACACAATCTAAAAAAATATTCCGACGTTGACGGCAAGCTCATTATTACCGACAGCATATTCAGTATGAGCGGGGACATCGCCAACCTTCCAGAAATTGTGCGGTTGGCCAGGGATTACAAGGCCACGGTCCTCGTGGACGAAGCCCACGGACTCGGTGTTTTAGGCGATCAAGGAAAAGGAGTGACCCATTATTTTAATCTGGAAAAAGAAGTCGATATCTATGTCGGAACTTTTTCCAAGAGCCTGGGGTCCATCGGAGGGTTTGTTTCCGGCAAGAAAAAAGTCACTGAATTCATCCGTCACAAGGCATCCGCTTTCATATTCACAGCCGCGTTGCCCCCTGCATCCGTCGCTGGGGTTACAGAAGCTCTCGATATTATGATAAACGAACCGGAGCGCATGCAAACGCTCCATGAGAACACTTCTTATGTCAAAAAGGGATTCTTTGATATGGGATTCCAGGTGAATAACAATCCCGTTCCCATTGTTCCCATTAAAATTGGCGGCGAAGAACTGACTTTATTGATGAATCAGCTTCTATTTGATGATGGGATTTTTGCAGGCGTGGCGGTTTCCCCCGTAGTTCCTCCCCACAATGCCATGATCCGAACAAGTTTTACTTCCTGCCATAACCAAGAGGATTTGGACAAAGCGCTGGCGTCCTTTAAAAAGCTCGGAAAAAAATTGGGAATCATTTCTCAATAG
- a CDS encoding NAD(P)-dependent oxidoreductase — translation MNQKDTLGHSTVLVTGASGFIGSHLVDALLQHHCKVHCLVQRTSDLRWLDRTKVQLHYGSLTKSVPLEDCLEKIDYVFHCAGLTRAKTREDFFQVNAHACKVLYEKCVAHGENIKRIVHISSLAAVGPSLPGQPVDEDTPCKPLTHYGKSKLAGEEIARHYSTSLPIVILRPPVVYGPREVNFLSFIKGISKGWNLQLGSRQRTLSLIYITDLVQAMLRAAVTSSPKNNVYFITDGGYHLWDEVVETTTRLLNVRIRSIRIPDGLLIFLGLFMDFLSIYLKNAPLLDSQRITDIRQSTWTASSNRFFEDFKFQPQYDLKKGLSETVNWNKKHRFL, via the coding sequence ATGAACCAAAAAGACACGCTGGGGCATTCCACCGTTTTGGTGACAGGAGCTTCCGGATTTATTGGCAGTCACCTGGTCGATGCTCTGTTACAGCATCATTGCAAGGTTCATTGCCTGGTCCAGAGGACAAGCGACTTGCGCTGGCTCGACCGGACCAAAGTCCAGCTGCATTACGGAAGTTTAACAAAGTCCGTACCCCTCGAAGACTGTCTGGAAAAAATAGACTATGTATTTCATTGCGCCGGCCTGACCCGTGCAAAAACGAGGGAGGATTTTTTCCAGGTCAATGCCCATGCCTGTAAAGTTCTCTATGAAAAATGTGTCGCCCATGGGGAAAATATAAAACGAATCGTGCATATCAGCAGCCTGGCTGCCGTGGGCCCTTCTCTGCCGGGCCAACCGGTTGATGAGGACACCCCCTGCAAACCTCTCACCCATTATGGAAAATCCAAACTTGCCGGAGAGGAAATCGCCCGACACTATTCGACGTCACTGCCGATCGTAATCCTTCGTCCCCCTGTCGTTTATGGCCCCAGGGAAGTCAACTTTCTCTCTTTTATCAAAGGAATTTCCAAGGGCTGGAACCTGCAGTTAGGAAGCCGGCAACGCACCCTCTCCCTTATTTACATTACGGATCTTGTGCAAGCCATGCTCAGGGCCGCTGTTACTTCCTCGCCTAAAAATAATGTCTATTTCATTACCGATGGCGGCTACCACCTTTGGGACGAAGTGGTCGAAACAACAACTCGACTGCTGAATGTTCGCATCCGCTCTATTCGAATTCCCGACGGTTTATTGATTTTTTTAGGACTCTTCATGGACTTTTTGTCCATCTACCTGAAAAACGCCCCGCTGTTGGATAGTCAAAGGATCACCGATATCCGACAAAGCACCTGGACCGCTTCATCCAATCGTTTTTTTGAAGATTTTAAATTTCAACCTCAATATGATTTGAAAAAAGGTTTATCGGAAACCGTGAACTGGAATAAAAAACACCGCTTCCTGTAA
- a CDS encoding CBS domain-containing protein: MTKNISKQEPGNPDILLDEIGEFMSSPVFSIDHESTVQEAAQYMQASNIGSLLVKEFDIYVGMVTETDLSRKVVGLGLNPETTQVTEIMAQPLQTMDRFFPVEEASQFMHSNKIRHLPVTEDEKIVGILSVKDLVAYYAKSSFKMQE; the protein is encoded by the coding sequence ATGACAAAAAATATTTCCAAACAAGAACCGGGGAATCCCGATATTTTGCTCGATGAGATTGGGGAGTTTATGAGTTCCCCGGTATTCAGTATAGATCACGAATCCACGGTCCAGGAGGCGGCGCAATACATGCAGGCCAGTAATATTGGTTCCCTTCTGGTCAAGGAGTTTGATATTTATGTGGGGATGGTTACCGAAACCGATTTATCCCGCAAGGTGGTCGGCCTGGGATTGAATCCGGAAACAACACAGGTGACCGAGATCATGGCCCAGCCACTGCAAACCATGGATCGGTTTTTTCCGGTTGAGGAGGCCAGCCAGTTTATGCATAGCAATAAGATTCGTCATTTGCCTGTGACCGAGGATGAAAAAATTGTGGGCATCTTGTCTGTAAAAGACCTGGTGGCCTACTATGCAAAATCGTCCTTTAAGATGCAGGAATGA
- a CDS encoding CBS domain-containing protein, with product MTRHETHHFSKEHESHLEEIGDYMASPVSSIDHDSTVQEAAQIMQTKHIGSVFVKENDKFVGIITENDLSRKVVAKGLDSETTKVSQIMTEPLVTLDCMEHVAKANQLMAQKKIRHLGITKNGEIIGVLSVKDLVSFYANPRLRTW from the coding sequence ATGACCAGACATGAGACCCATCATTTTTCAAAAGAACATGAATCGCATTTGGAAGAAATCGGCGATTACATGGCATCGCCAGTGTCCAGCATTGACCACGATTCCACAGTTCAGGAAGCGGCGCAAATCATGCAAACGAAGCATATCGGATCTGTTTTTGTTAAGGAAAATGACAAATTTGTAGGAATTATCACTGAAAATGATCTGTCGCGCAAGGTCGTTGCCAAAGGTCTGGATTCGGAAACAACAAAAGTGTCCCAAATAATGACAGAACCCTTAGTCACTTTGGATTGTATGGAACATGTCGCAAAAGCCAATCAGTTGATGGCCCAAAAAAAAATACGCCATTTGGGGATAACAAAAAATGGTGAAATAATTGGTGTGCTATCTGTCAAAGATCTGGTTTCGTTTTATGCCAATCCGAGATTGAGAACCTGGTAG
- a CDS encoding tRNA (cytidine(34)-2'-O)-methyltransferase, which translates to MPHNLNIVLVEPKIHGNTGSIGRLCLATGSTLHLIEPLGFEINDKQLKRAGLDYWKHVQVVIHKDLKTFFESIPEDSPKAFFSTKAETSYFDHQFQAGSYLFFGSETEGFSEELKGIGIQPLYRIPLYDDRVRSLNLANAVSIVVYEAIRQLGP; encoded by the coding sequence ATGCCTCATAATTTGAACATCGTTTTGGTGGAACCCAAGATCCACGGGAATACCGGGTCCATCGGCAGGCTCTGCCTGGCAACCGGAAGCACATTGCATCTGATAGAGCCACTGGGCTTTGAAATCAATGACAAACAACTCAAACGCGCCGGGCTGGATTACTGGAAGCACGTTCAAGTAGTGATCCACAAAGACCTGAAAACCTTCTTTGAGTCTATCCCGGAGGACTCCCCCAAGGCCTTCTTTTCCACGAAAGCGGAAACTTCTTATTTTGATCATCAGTTTCAGGCAGGGTCTTATCTCTTTTTTGGCAGTGAGACGGAAGGATTTTCGGAAGAATTGAAAGGTATAGGGATTCAGCCTCTGTATCGTATTCCCTTATACGATGACCGGGTGCGCTCGCTCAATCTGGCCAATGCGGTGAGTATCGTGGTGTATGAAGCCATCCGGCAACTGGGGCCTTAA
- a CDS encoding tetratricopeptide repeat protein, with the protein MGIWDIFAEGRTLKKHKERLQSNPDDAEAHFYLASAYEEKGRLQDAINEFKETLRINPKSAEAHFNLGILYEKVNDGRNAILHILKAGNLFGEKGDPHNKERALKRLRDYYQKFGFKPEDFPED; encoded by the coding sequence ATGGGAATCTGGGATATTTTCGCAGAAGGAAGGACCCTCAAAAAACACAAGGAACGTTTGCAAAGTAATCCGGACGATGCCGAGGCGCATTTTTACCTGGCCTCCGCCTATGAAGAAAAAGGACGACTCCAGGACGCCATCAACGAATTCAAGGAAACTTTGCGCATAAACCCTAAATCCGCTGAAGCACATTTTAATCTGGGGATTCTATACGAAAAGGTCAATGACGGGAGAAACGCCATCCTGCATATCCTCAAGGCCGGGAACCTGTTTGGGGAAAAGGGCGACCCGCACAACAAAGAACGAGCCTTGAAACGCCTGCGGGACTATTACCAGAAATTCGGTTTCAAGCCCGAAGATTTCCCTGAAGATTGA
- a CDS encoding STAS-like domain-containing protein: MKIKMAELIGEKCESIDDGEKLYQLLIVELRNGRSVELDFTDVSSVITPFLNASLGKLLDLFEKETLMEKLILCHISADHLRRVNEFIDFKHKKNSEATTRELMQDLFEEDELGDD; this comes from the coding sequence ATGAAGATCAAAATGGCCGAGTTGATCGGCGAAAAATGCGAATCCATTGATGATGGCGAAAAACTGTATCAACTTCTTATTGTGGAATTGCGAAACGGCAGATCTGTGGAGTTGGATTTCACCGATGTCTCAAGTGTCATCACCCCTTTTCTGAACGCAAGTCTCGGAAAGCTATTGGATCTATTCGAGAAAGAAACGTTGATGGAAAAATTGATCCTCTGTCATATTTCTGCGGATCATTTGCGTAGAGTCAACGAGTTTATCGACTTCAAGCATAAAAAAAACTCGGAGGCCACGACCCGTGAGTTGATGCAGGATCTGTTTGAGGAAGATGAACTGGGAGATGACTGA
- a CDS encoding GDSL-type esterase/lipase family protein, protein MSPGEISQWVFASIVFGVFILSGANLFPAHAETIRYVAVGDSYTICEGVAEKDCWPALLTRHLVSSGVDIELTANPSQTGWKVEDAIRDELPAFENANPTFVTLLIGVNDWIHGSGRNKFIANLRILLDRMQKELPRPERLLIVTLPDFSCAPRGEIHGYGRNISRGILKYNAIIQKEATVRGLPVADIFPLSQTFCDQKNMFVEDGIHPSARQYILWEQLIFPEAYKLLRQ, encoded by the coding sequence ATGAGTCCAGGAGAAATATCCCAATGGGTCTTCGCATCAATCGTCTTTGGGGTTTTTATTCTATCAGGTGCAAATTTATTTCCCGCCCACGCGGAAACGATCCGCTATGTCGCCGTCGGCGATTCCTATACGATCTGTGAGGGAGTTGCCGAAAAGGACTGCTGGCCGGCGTTGTTGACCCGTCACCTGGTTTCTTCTGGAGTTGATATCGAACTGACAGCCAATCCCTCACAAACGGGCTGGAAGGTGGAGGACGCTATCCGGGACGAGCTTCCGGCATTTGAGAACGCCAACCCCACGTTTGTTACCTTATTGATCGGGGTGAACGATTGGATTCACGGATCGGGAAGAAACAAATTTATTGCTAACTTGAGAATTTTGCTAGATCGCATGCAGAAGGAACTCCCTCGTCCTGAGCGGTTGCTGATCGTCACCTTGCCCGACTTTTCCTGCGCACCCCGAGGGGAAATCCACGGCTATGGCCGTAATATCTCCAGGGGAATTTTAAAATACAACGCGATCATTCAAAAGGAAGCAACGGTAAGAGGGCTCCCCGTGGCGGATATTTTTCCGTTATCGCAAACCTTTTGCGATCAGAAGAACATGTTTGTGGAAGATGGGATCCATCCTTCCGCCCGGCAGTATATACTTTGGGAGCAACTTATTTTTCCCGAGGCCTACAAACTTTTGCGACAATGA
- a CDS encoding isoprenylcysteine carboxylmethyltransferase family protein gives MKVTPQLIKVFFIFPFNVMVVIPGLILWVSSQSDFLTPFNYGFDLVRGIPGGLLIAVGIVIAYSCVSLFTDHGDGTPSPWDPPKNLVIRGIYRHVRNPMMEGVFCVLLGESLLSGSLLIFLWFSFFVAANLLYIPLIEEPKLLSRFGDPYHLYMQNVSRWLPRKHPWKGSNEKN, from the coding sequence ATGAAAGTGACCCCTCAACTTATCAAGGTTTTTTTTATCTTTCCTTTCAATGTCATGGTTGTCATTCCAGGGCTGATACTTTGGGTTTCCAGTCAATCCGATTTTCTTACACCCTTCAATTATGGTTTTGATCTGGTTCGCGGAATACCGGGAGGTCTCTTAATTGCAGTGGGGATCGTTATCGCTTATTCCTGTGTTTCTCTTTTCACCGATCATGGCGATGGGACGCCCTCCCCCTGGGACCCACCCAAAAACCTGGTCATTCGCGGGATTTACCGCCATGTTCGCAACCCGATGATGGAAGGCGTCTTCTGCGTTCTGCTGGGAGAAAGTCTGCTATCGGGCTCCCTGCTTATATTCCTGTGGTTCTCGTTTTTTGTGGCTGCCAACCTGCTCTATATTCCTCTGATCGAGGAACCAAAACTGCTCAGCCGGTTTGGCGACCCTTACCACCTTTACATGCAAAACGTGTCTCGATGGCTTCCCCGGAAACACCCCTGGAAAGGGTCGAACGAAAAAAATTAA
- a CDS encoding cytochrome c, producing the protein MPADPENILAGKVLFEKKAKPLPCMQCHSLDGTGNGPMAFGLNPRPRNFTCAQTIKGVPDGQLFWIIQNGSKGTGMPAFKKLEDEEIWQLILYIRKLALTRMVEFRR; encoded by the coding sequence TTGCCTGCGGATCCTGAAAATATCCTTGCCGGAAAAGTTCTTTTCGAGAAAAAAGCCAAGCCCCTGCCCTGCATGCAGTGTCACAGTTTGGATGGAACCGGAAACGGTCCCATGGCATTCGGGCTGAACCCTCGCCCGAGAAATTTCACCTGCGCTCAAACCATCAAGGGGGTGCCGGATGGACAGCTTTTCTGGATCATCCAGAACGGTTCAAAAGGGACTGGAATGCCAGCCTTTAAGAAACTTGAAGATGAAGAGATCTGGCAATTGATTCTCTATATTCGCAAACTGGCTCTGACGCGGATGGTGGAGTTTCGGCGATAA
- a CDS encoding toxin-antitoxin system YwqK family antitoxin, which yields MQKIGWPLYFLVGTLALSVPAFAEPLVKYHSNGKLSVKGHLDENGLPHEIIRKYDEEGNLLSEGNFHHGVLEGVSKLYYPSGELMTHWTYKHGKRHGISHGYFRNGKLKDEGFYQDDTLDGKVKMYYEDGILKTEMNFRASLKISLLQEIEHCTRISYIGGTGFLARANRLERRN from the coding sequence ATGCAAAAAATCGGATGGCCCTTATATTTTTTAGTAGGAACTCTGGCTTTATCCGTTCCAGCGTTTGCCGAACCGCTTGTCAAATACCACTCCAACGGAAAATTGAGCGTCAAAGGCCATCTGGATGAAAATGGCCTGCCTCATGAAATCATCCGCAAATACGATGAGGAAGGCAACCTGCTCTCGGAAGGAAATTTTCATCATGGAGTTTTAGAAGGAGTGAGTAAACTTTACTATCCTTCCGGAGAGTTGATGACCCACTGGACCTACAAACATGGAAAACGACATGGCATCAGCCACGGGTATTTCCGCAATGGAAAATTGAAAGATGAGGGGTTCTACCAAGACGACACCCTCGATGGAAAGGTCAAAATGTATTACGAGGACGGCATCCTGAAAACGGAAATGAACTTTAGGGCATCTCTAAAAATTAGTTTATTACAGGAAATCGAACACTGTACAAGGATTTCTTATATTGGTGGCACGGGCTTTCTAGCCCGTGCGAACAGGCTGGAAAGGCGGAATTAA
- the hflX gene encoding GTPase HflX, producing the protein MTITFSQNRQPAPAEKKAVLVGVELPRATSMSVSFEELEGLATTANYHPVARLSQKLSTINPKTFLGSGKVEELGQAVSHHEPDAVIFDAELSPGQNRNLENILKCRVIDRSWLILEIFNDHAHTREAKTQVELARLRYALPRLTRMWGHLSRQRGGIGLKDVGETQIQLDRRLIRNEITKLERKLIQIDKEKVTQRKSRQGIYRVALVGYTNVGKSTLMNRLTGADTLVEDKLFATLDPTIRKIKKNFPYPVLLADTVGLIDKLPHDLVASFKSTLDEVREADLLIKLVDFSHPHYRKQMETVDQVLTELGAQEIDSLLVFNKIDQISDPELLAKARYLSPEAVMISCKTGDGIEHLQQAIIRCYENRLIPYTLELKYSQTDLISEIRKQAIIVKEDYEEDRIVLSLRLPPGEKDRLSKLLQQKSSTPL; encoded by the coding sequence ATGACAATCACCTTTTCTCAAAATAGACAACCGGCTCCTGCAGAAAAGAAAGCGGTCCTCGTTGGCGTCGAGTTGCCGCGGGCAACCTCCATGTCGGTTTCTTTTGAGGAACTGGAGGGGTTGGCCACCACCGCGAACTACCACCCCGTCGCCCGGCTTTCGCAGAAGTTGTCCACCATCAACCCCAAAACCTTTTTGGGAAGCGGCAAGGTGGAAGAACTCGGTCAGGCAGTCAGCCACCACGAGCCTGACGCGGTTATTTTTGATGCCGAACTTTCACCGGGACAAAACCGCAACCTGGAAAATATCCTCAAATGCCGGGTCATCGACCGGTCCTGGCTCATTCTGGAAATTTTCAACGACCACGCGCACACCAGGGAGGCTAAAACCCAGGTCGAACTGGCGCGGTTGAGATATGCCCTGCCCCGGCTGACCCGCATGTGGGGTCATCTGTCGCGGCAACGCGGCGGTATTGGTCTTAAGGACGTGGGGGAAACGCAGATCCAGTTGGACCGGCGTCTCATCCGCAACGAGATCACCAAACTGGAACGCAAACTGATACAAATCGACAAAGAGAAAGTCACCCAAAGAAAAAGCCGACAGGGGATCTACCGCGTAGCTCTTGTGGGTTACACCAATGTCGGCAAATCCACCTTGATGAATCGGTTGACCGGAGCCGACACCCTGGTGGAAGACAAACTGTTTGCAACTTTGGACCCCACCATTCGCAAAATTAAGAAAAACTTCCCCTATCCGGTGCTTCTTGCGGATACCGTCGGCCTCATAGATAAACTACCGCATGATCTGGTGGCGTCTTTTAAAAGCACGTTGGACGAGGTGCGCGAAGCGGATCTTCTGATCAAGCTGGTGGATTTCAGCCATCCTCATTACCGCAAGCAAATGGAAACTGTCGATCAGGTGCTCACTGAACTTGGGGCCCAGGAAATAGACTCTCTTCTGGTATTCAACAAAATCGATCAAATCAGCGACCCGGAACTTCTCGCCAAGGCCCGGTATTTATCCCCGGAAGCGGTTATGATCTCATGCAAAACGGGTGACGGTATCGAACACCTTCAACAGGCGATCATTCGTTGTTATGAAAACCGTTTGATCCCCTACACCCTCGAACTGAAATATTCGCAAACCGATTTGATTTCTGAAATCCGCAAACAGGCTATTATCGTCAAGGAAGACTATGAGGAGGACCGCATCGTTCTCAGCCTGAGACTGCCGCCGGGGGAGAAAGACCGACTGAGTAAACTTTTACAGCAAAAATCCAGTACCCCCCTGTGA